A stretch of DNA from Deinococcus seoulensis:
GCGTGGCTCCCGGCGGCCGTCACGCCCGTGGACGCGGTCGTCAGCGAGAGCACGTACGGTGACACGCTCCTCCCCGCCCGCAAGGAGCAGGTGCGGACGTTCGTCACGGCCATCGGGGAGACCATCCGCGGGGGTGGGCGGGTCCTGATTCCGTCGTTCGCGCTGGGCCGGGCGCAGGAGATCACGCAGATCCTGCAGACGGCCATGGCAGGCGGACTCATTCCGTCCGTGCCGGTGCATCTCGACGGGCTCACGCGCAGCGTTACGGAAGCGTACGAGGCGATGCTTCCACTCCTGCCCGAACCCCTGCAGAACCGCGCGAAGGTCAGCCGGCAGGCCCCCTTCCTGAGCGGGACGGTCAACCTCGTCCGGGACCGCCGGGAGCGGGACGGCATCATCGCCTCGGAGCGACCGTGCGTGGTGATCGCGTCGAGCGGGATGATGCACGCCGGGGCCAGCCCGCAGTACGCGCGGGCGTGGCTTCCGCACGCGCAGAACGCGCTGTTCGTCGTCGGATACCAGGACGCCGAGAGTCCGGGGCGGCGCCTGCTGGAACTGCAGCAGGGTGGGGAGGTCATGTTGCAGAACGGGCAGGGTGCCCTGGAGCCGGTCCCGGCGTACAGCCGGGTGGAACGGTTCTACCTGTCCGCGCACGCGGACCGTGGCGGGCTGCTCGGGATGATCGCGCGGTACTCGCCGGGGAAGGTGCTGCTGACGCACGGGGAGAAGCGGGCGCGGACCAACATGGCCGGGTACCTCGATACCCGCCATGACGTGGTTCTCCCGGCGGCGGGTGAGCTGGTGCCGCTGCGGGACAGTGGGCGGCGGCGCGGGGCGTTCATCAGCACCGCACCGAGGAAACTCGAGGCGCTCAAGGAGCGGCATGCCCGGACGACCGTCACGGTGCGGTACGACCCGGCCAGTCATCAGGTCATGATTCGGTTGCCTGACCGGCTGGATGGTGACCTGTTCGGTGAGGGGGAGTACACGCTGGAGGTGCTGCGCGGCAAGCTGACCCGCATGAAACTCCGAGAACACGATCACGCGGAAGCGGACGGGGCAGACACACTGCAAGAGACGGAGCCTGCCGGGCAACCGTGAGTGCGTTGGCCCCAATGCACCAGGCGCGGCCGGCCTGACGCAACGCAGGGGAATCTCGATGACTGACGCCACCTGTCAACCTCGGGTGCTAGGTATTCGTGCTGCGTCACATTTGGCACCGATTGAGAAAATTGCGTGCCAGTCGGAGTCTTTCGTCGAGCTTATCCATCTCAAGTGACGCACCACAACTTCACACATTAGCTATTGGACAAACATCCGGCACCGAATACGCCTGAAGGAGAACGTTTCTCAAGCTCTATCTCCAAAAAAGCTGTGTGGGACATGTCCTGCTGTTCAGTATCCCCTGGCACCTGAGGTTGTTAACGAAACAAACGGCAGTCCGTATGACATTCGTTCTTTAGGATGCAGACCTCGCACGCCGCCCGTCGCATGACATTTTACCCACTTTCAGTGTGCTTATAATTGACCATGACTCGTGTGCATAGGAAGCACGTCGTCATGCCCGACGACACCCTCACCTTCCTTGAGACCTACCAGCGCACCCACAACCTCCCCAGCTTCAGCGCCGTCATCGAGGCCGCCGCCCTCGCCCTCAAGGAACAGGAACTCCGCACCCAGTACGCCCAGTACGCCGCCGACTACGCCCAGAACCCCGACGAGCAACGCGACGCTGAAGCGTGGCTGAACCTCCCCATGGGCGACGAACAGCAGTGAAACGCGGCGACATCTACCTCGTCAACTTCGACCCCAGCGTCCCCGGCGAACCCGCCCGCACCCGCCCCGCCGTGCTCATCACCAACGACCTCGCCAACGAGACCCTCCCCCACCTCGTCGTCGCGCCCATCACCAGTAACGTCCAGCGCGTCTACCCCTTCGACGTGCTGCTCCCCGCCAGCACCTGCGGCCTGAACGAAACGAGCCGCGTTCAACTGAACTACGTGCGTGGCCTCAACCGCACCCGCCTGACCCGCTACGTCGGCGCCCTCACCCGCGAGCAAAGGGCAGAGCTGGACAGCAAACTCAAGACGCACCTCGGGCTGTCCTGAAAGCCACTGCACCCACACCCGGCGGCCGCGCCACCGACCGTATGTTCGCAGCGCTCAGGCAGAGCGCTTAAAAGTCGGTCGGGGCCGGACGGTGGTGAAGCCGCTGCCCAGCAGGGTGAGCGACATCCACAGTTCCACCCTGGCAGTGTAGGGAGTGATCGCCGTTCGGGGTGCCTCACGTGTGTGTTGGGGTGTGACGCCACGTGTTCGATCTGGCATCACGCCGGCCACCAAGCATCGCCCCCACCTCAGCGCAGGCCAGGGTAGGGGCGGTTCATCGCGACCGTCGTCCGGGTTATTTCTTGACGACGCTGCACCACGCGAGGATGACGTCTTTCTCCCCCTGGATCCAGACGCCGGCGTACCAGGTCTTGGGGTCTTTCAGAACGAACTGCTCGTAGCCGCCACCATCTTCAGTGTCTCCGGTGTCCAGCGACTCGAACTTGAAGGTCTTGGGAATTTTTGCGTTCAGGTCCTTCGCAATGGCGGCTGGTTTGCCTTCCCAGTACAGCAGTTCGTGGTACTTGCATTTTCCGTTGAGGTTGTCGGCAACCTCGTCGAGCAGGCCGACCATTTCGTCGGAGAAGTCCTCGTCGGTCAGTTCAAGGGCTCCCTTGGGGAGCTGGAAGCCGGTCATGTTGGATTTGGTGACGAAGTCGGAAGCGAGAGCGGTCGGGACGAGCAGGGCCGCAATCAGGAAAAGGCTAAATTTTAGTCTCATTGGCCACTATGTGGCTCTGCTGGCCCGTACGGCAATGGAGGGGGGAGGTGGGGTGCACTACGGGTTCCGTCTGCTTCGCTAACAATTCGCCCCCACACCGGGTTGCCCACTCCACATCCGGTTCCTCCTCGCTCTGCTGCGCGGCTCTACGAGTCCGCTCGGACCCGGTGGCCTGCAAGCCATTCAATCGGAGTCGTATCAGCTGCCGAGACGGACGGGGCTTTGTGGGCGAAGGTGCCTTCACTAGGACGGCGTTCTGGTGACTTGGGATCGGCGGTGCGTTTCTCCCGACTGAAGGGGGCGGCGTACTTGCGTTCCCGCCGTTCGAGTTCCTCGATGCGCTTCTTCATGCGGGCGATGTCCGCTTTGAGGGCCTTGTTCTCGGCGGTCAGCCCGTCGATCTGATCGAGCTGACGACGGATGATCTCGAAGAGATCCTTCTTGGTCGCCCCAGTGCCCATGGACAGTAGGGCGGGAGTGACCGGCTTCTGCCCGGGCACTAGAAAGGGCCCTAATCACAGCTGAGGGGTACTTGATTGCCTTTTTGCTTTCCAGATGTAATTAGAAGCAATTTGCCTGTTGCTGAGCTGGGAGTAATGGGTGTATCAACGCTTAAAGCCAGATTGGTTAATTCCTTTAACACGGGTCAAATTAATGGAATTAACCAATTCCTTAATCTATTCTAGAGACTGTCTTTATTTAAATCGGATGACTTCTAAAAAAACCGCTCAAGGTATACGGTAGCGGAAGTTCATAAAGTTTCTTAAATCGGGGGATGCATGAGCCAGCCACACGCTCTGCGGCGTCATAATCGCCGACAGATTCTCGAACTGATCTTCAATCACGAAGGCATGACCCGACCGCAGTTGGCCCAGCTCACCGGGCTGTCGCAAGTCACCGTGAACGCCGTCGTCAGGCAGTTGCAAGGCGAGTGCACGGTGCAACTCACGCCTGCCCCGCAGCAGGCCCCTGGACGCGCCGCGCAGTACGTGCAAGTGGCGCCGAAACTGGGGACGGTCATGGCCCTCGACGTGCAACCCGACCTGCTGTCTGCCCAGATTCTCGGTCTTGCCCGTCAGCCGGCGGTCAGCCTTCAGCAACCGGTCGGTACTGTAGGCATCACCGAGGCGACCCTGGGCCTGATCGAGCAGGTCCGTCAGGACTGCCGGTTCGGTCCACTGCGCGCCGTTCTGATCGGTCTGCCCGCCCCCGTGAGTGCAGAAGGCCGAGTCGGGGAACCGAGCGCTGTCCCCACCTTGGACGTGGACGCCCTCCAGGCAAGCGGAATCACGGTGTGGTTCGAGAACGACGCGAACCTGGTGAGCCTGGCGGTGCACGGACGCACACCCGGCCTGACGCACGTGGCCGTGCTCGTCGAACGGTCCAGCGGAACCGGCATGGGCCTGATCCTGGGCGGCACGCTGTACAGGGGCGTGCAGGGCCGCGCCGGGGAACTGGGCCGGGCCCCCTGGCCGCAGACGACCGCACCTGAAGTCCTGGAGCAACTGCCGGCCGGGCAGCGCCTGACCGCAACCGCTTTCACGCTGGCAGGTCTGTGCCACGCGCTGGACCTTGAACAGGTGGTTCTGGGCCTGGAGGCAGAGCGCTGTGAGGCGCTCGAGGAACTGCTCGGCCCCCTGTTGCCGCCGGGCGTGACCGTCGCCCGTGAGCAGGACGTGGCGGGCGCGGCGCTCGGCGGGGCGGCCCTGTGCGCCGTCCAGCGTTACCGGCAGGAACTGCTTGACCGCCCGCATCACGCAGCGGCTGACGCCAGTGCCGGCCAAGCCGGACCGGACGGAGGAGACGAACATGTGGCATGACATCTACCTGAGGGCGGTGCTGCAACCTGATTACAGTTACGCGACCGAGCATCTGTTGCCGCACCTGTTCGACGCTCTCACCGCGCACGCCCTGATGCTCGACGGTTGCGGAGTCGCGCATGCTGCCGCCGCTGCCGCGCACCTGCGGTCCCTGCGTGAACAGCCGTTCCCGCCGTACGATCCGCGGATCGAGGACGTGTTCTTCACGCTGGATCAGGCGCTGCTGCAGCGTGATCCGGCAGCGGCCGGGGCGCTGCGCACCGCGCTGTCCCGCAACGACCTCGACATGACCATCTACCGGCTCAGCGCCCGCCTGAGGCTGATGCGGGCCCTGGCCCGTGTCCTGAACCTGAGGCGCACCCTGCTGGCCCTGGCGGAGCGTGAGGTCGACACGGTGATCGTGGCGTACACGCATCATCAGCCGGCACAACCGACGACCCTGGCGCACTACCTGGGTGCCGTGGAGAACAACCTGGCGCGCGACACGCGGCGGATGTTCGGCGCACTGGGTCGCCTGAACCTCAGCCCGATGGGTGCCGTGGCACTGGGCGGCACCAGCTTCCCGATCGACCGGGAACGCACCGCCCAGCTGCTGGCGTTCGACGGACCGCTGGAGAACACCTACGACGCGGTCAGCGCCAGCGACTGGCAGGTGGAGGTGGCGAGCACCATCACCATCGCCTCGACCACGCTCTCGCGGGTACTCCACGACCTGCTGTTCTGGGCGTCACGCGGACTGATCTCCCTGGAGGACGGTCTGGTGCAGGGCAGCAGCGTCATGCCGCAGAAACGCAACCCGGTGGCGCTCGAGCACGCCCGCACGAAGTTCAGCAAGGCCATCGGCATGACCCAGAGCGTGATTCTCAGCAGTCATAACGTGCCGT
This window harbors:
- a CDS encoding ROK family transcriptional regulator — its product is MSQPHALRRHNRRQILELIFNHEGMTRPQLAQLTGLSQVTVNAVVRQLQGECTVQLTPAPQQAPGRAAQYVQVAPKLGTVMALDVQPDLLSAQILGLARQPAVSLQQPVGTVGITEATLGLIEQVRQDCRFGPLRAVLIGLPAPVSAEGRVGEPSAVPTLDVDALQASGITVWFENDANLVSLAVHGRTPGLTHVAVLVERSSGTGMGLILGGTLYRGVQGRAGELGRAPWPQTTAPEVLEQLPAGQRLTATAFTLAGLCHALDLEQVVLGLEAERCEALEELLGPLLPPGVTVAREQDVAGAALGGAALCAVQRYRQELLDRPHHAAADASAGQAGPDGGDEHVA
- a CDS encoding argininosuccinate lyase, which produces MTARITQRLTPVPAKPDRTEETNMWHDIYLRAVLQPDYSYATEHLLPHLFDALTAHALMLDGCGVAHAAAAAAHLRSLREQPFPPYDPRIEDVFFTLDQALLQRDPAAAGALRTALSRNDLDMTIYRLSARLRLMRALARVLNLRRTLLALAEREVDTVIVAYTHHQPAQPTTLAHYLGAVENNLARDTRRMFGALGRLNLSPMGAVALGGTSFPIDRERTAQLLAFDGPLENTYDAVSASDWQVEVASTITIASTTLSRVLHDLLFWASRGLISLEDGLVQGSSVMPQKRNPVALEHARTKFSKAIGMTQSVILSSHNVPFGDINDPGPDMQPSLHSMWQEFREGVELLTASLTAPTIDRNAWLFEARQGESVVTELADAITRQTGDGFRDAHARIKRLLAALHAQGRTLSGVTLGDLREVGVTITEDELRGALDPAAFIARRTTLGGPAPQVMNPQLQQAAGRLEADAAQHAQLTRRFMDARTHLHGEPALPAGPPAHGGTA
- a CDS encoding MBL fold metallo-hydrolase yields the protein MSELHFLGLGGTDEVGASSYLYRLHEGNLLIDAGARPGSVGEAALPQLERLAEHPPTAMILTHAHLDHVGALPVVIRRFPNLPIYCTEATARIAALVLGDTLKVSTSQGYPLFSAGEMKRTLERLRPVPYFTRVSDHGFAFTLLPSGHLLGAASVLIESGARSVFHTGDVSNVATPVVDAAWLPAAVTPVDAVVSESTYGDTLLPARKEQVRTFVTAIGETIRGGGRVLIPSFALGRAQEITQILQTAMAGGLIPSVPVHLDGLTRSVTEAYEAMLPLLPEPLQNRAKVSRQAPFLSGTVNLVRDRRERDGIIASERPCVVIASSGMMHAGASPQYARAWLPHAQNALFVVGYQDAESPGRRLLELQQGGEVMLQNGQGALEPVPAYSRVERFYLSAHADRGGLLGMIARYSPGKVLLTHGEKRARTNMAGYLDTRHDVVLPAAGELVPLRDSGRRRGAFISTAPRKLEALKERHARTTVTVRYDPASHQVMIRLPDRLDGDLFGEGEYTLEVLRGKLTRMKLREHDHAEADGADTLQETEPAGQP
- a CDS encoding type II toxin-antitoxin system PemK/MazF family toxin, with product MKRGDIYLVNFDPSVPGEPARTRPAVLITNDLANETLPHLVVAPITSNVQRVYPFDVLLPASTCGLNETSRVQLNYVRGLNRTRLTRYVGALTREQRAELDSKLKTHLGLS